A window of Fibrobacter sp. UWR4 contains these coding sequences:
- a CDS encoding carbohydrate-binding protein, with protein sequence MGMLKSFKGSVSAVAVAAFIAGFATQSFAVTNQFRGTNWADKRDNFVSDVLKLSGMTGTEDYQAAYALSDRVMSQFVEKLGINSLRIPINEPTALKAWSSYKGIIDGILAHGRMLIGYWGPAQPAGPKNMDDWWKMWDTVVKEYGSNPDAYFEIFNEPHMYSKTELRDLYAKWLARYPDLPRDHVLLDGSGLAWNVPDIADDSRFDGCLFAVHEYTFWNMSITTEQGWMNSFKGKVGKYADRTVATEWGGAMGPGDKNGVHYEIMDYNDPNPTNYFMAYIRGMSEQLRQWKMGSFYWVGLRDGDWYSMVTRSGEGANTTLNIVNQSGVDRMQYSWTDTVEVKPVPQEPFGGYDASGAAVAGKAWAIPGKIEAEDFDIPGVGNGNDSYKDSDKENHGDSDYRKDTGVDLYKKPNDRVIVGYNAEGEWLEYTVNVAENGDYTMFAAVASANNTSSFKLSMDGKDITDTIKVPQATAGEDNYDDYNKVSANVTLEAGEHVLRFTVTGSWMDIDYINFVKGKDGKDDAPIEGKEEVDPVPVGPCDDCDAIGQTLELNRDIVQNYRVFSMSGKLLGMVRGNAFELAARTRQLVKTDGIFIAKPAKGAATIVNLK encoded by the coding sequence ATGGGAATGTTAAAGAGTTTTAAAGGCTCGGTTTCTGCCGTGGCCGTTGCAGCCTTTATCGCAGGCTTTGCTACACAATCTTTCGCTGTTACAAATCAGTTCCGTGGTACAAACTGGGCTGACAAACGCGATAACTTCGTTTCCGATGTGTTGAAACTTTCCGGTATGACTGGAACTGAAGACTATCAGGCGGCCTATGCGCTGTCCGATCGCGTCATGAGCCAGTTTGTAGAAAAACTGGGCATCAACAGTTTGCGTATTCCTATTAACGAACCTACGGCTTTAAAGGCCTGGAGTTCCTACAAGGGCATTATCGATGGCATCTTGGCTCATGGCCGTATGCTTATCGGTTACTGGGGCCCTGCACAGCCCGCTGGCCCCAAGAATATGGACGACTGGTGGAAAATGTGGGATACCGTTGTCAAGGAATACGGCAGCAATCCCGATGCCTACTTTGAAATCTTTAACGAACCCCACATGTACAGCAAGACTGAACTTCGCGACTTGTACGCAAAGTGGCTGGCTCGTTATCCGGATCTTCCCCGCGATCATGTTTTGCTGGATGGTTCCGGCTTGGCATGGAATGTGCCTGATATTGCCGACGACTCCCGCTTTGACGGCTGCCTTTTTGCAGTGCACGAATACACCTTCTGGAACATGAGTATTACCACCGAACAGGGCTGGATGAACAGTTTCAAGGGCAAGGTGGGCAAGTATGCCGACCGCACCGTGGCAACCGAATGGGGTGGCGCCATGGGACCTGGTGACAAGAACGGTGTCCATTACGAAATCATGGATTACAACGATCCCAATCCCACCAACTACTTCATGGCTTACATTCGCGGCATGTCCGAACAGCTGCGTCAATGGAAGATGGGTAGCTTCTACTGGGTGGGCCTCCGCGATGGAGACTGGTACAGCATGGTGACCCGTTCTGGGGAAGGTGCCAACACCACCTTGAATATTGTGAATCAGTCCGGCGTAGATCGCATGCAGTATTCCTGGACCGATACGGTTGAAGTGAAGCCTGTTCCTCAGGAACCCTTCGGCGGTTATGATGCGTCTGGTGCTGCTGTCGCAGGCAAGGCCTGGGCAATTCCGGGTAAAATCGAGGCAGAAGATTTTGACATTCCGGGCGTTGGCAACGGTAACGATTCCTATAAGGATAGCGACAAGGAGAATCACGGCGATTCCGACTACCGCAAGGATACCGGCGTTGACCTGTACAAGAAACCCAATGACCGCGTTATCGTGGGCTACAATGCAGAAGGTGAATGGCTGGAATACACGGTGAATGTTGCTGAAAACGGTGATTACACCATGTTTGCCGCGGTGGCATCTGCAAACAATACCTCCAGCTTCAAGCTCTCCATGGATGGCAAGGACATTACCGATACCATCAAGGTTCCCCAGGCTACTGCTGGCGAAGACAATTACGACGACTACAACAAGGTATCCGCCAACGTAACGCTAGAAGCCGGTGAACATGTACTGCGCTTCACGGTGACCGGCAGCTGGATGGACATCGACTACATCAACTTCGTGAAGGGTAAGGACGGCAAGGACGATGCTCCCATCGAAGGAAAGGAAGAAGTTGATCCGGTTCCCGTTGGTCCTTGCGACGACTGCGATGCAATTGGCCAGACTCTGGAATTGAACCGCGACATCGTCCAGAATTATCGCGTATTCTCTATGAGCGGAAAGCTTCTGGGAATGGTTCGCGGCAACGCTTTTGAATTGGCTGCCCGTACTCGCCAGCTGGTAAAGACCGACGGCATATTCATTGCAAAACCTGCAAAGGGTGCCGCAACGATTGTGAACTTGAAATAA
- a CDS encoding FISUMP domain-containing protein, with the protein MNNFLKVISRVILSSFPRVILSEAKNLGVHSMAAFSHVIPGLTGNLAVLSVATLLLASCSVYDNYDIDLMQDATASIDSSSSSSESVEGTGNSSSSVIPSGSEESSSSKKDTTYVVIVNPSSSSQKVESAGSSAVDNPGSSSSKVPEPAEESSSSEAGFPCGDSTMTRGGVEYETVRIGKLCWTAENLRYKDAIPEKNYTCSLDDDPDCATYGLMYNFAGAKEVCPDGWRLPTKTDLDNLHDYLKKATSELAGNWLKSENGWSGEPGNGSNKAKFNGLPAGYCDEDAECEMMGKLGFWWTSEESSIDFRYVLKLSGNSDEWFNNEELDEIYYASVRCVRE; encoded by the coding sequence ATGAATAATTTTTTGAAAGTAATCTCCCGTGTCATTCTGAGCTCTTTCCCTCGTGTCATTCTGAGCGAAGCGAAGAATCTAGGAGTTCATTCCATGGCCGCTTTCTCTCACGTCATTCCCGGCTTGACCGGGAATCTAGCGGTCCTCTCCGTGGCCACTCTCCTGCTCGCCTCCTGTTCCGTCTATGACAACTACGACATCGACCTGATGCAGGACGCCACCGCAAGCATAGATTCCAGCAGTTCCTCCTCCGAATCCGTCGAGGGGACCGGCAATTCTTCCTCCTCCGTCATTCCGAGCGGTAGCGAGGAATCCAGTAGCAGCAAAAAAGATACCACCTATGTGGTAATCGTCAATCCGTCCAGCTCCTCGCAGAAGGTCGAATCCGCAGGCAGCTCCGCGGTTGATAATCCCGGCAGTTCCTCCTCCAAGGTCCCCGAGCCCGCCGAAGAATCCAGTTCCAGCGAAGCGGGGTTCCCCTGTGGCGATTCCACGATGACCCGCGGCGGTGTGGAATACGAAACCGTCAGAATCGGTAAGCTCTGTTGGACTGCGGAAAACCTGCGCTACAAGGATGCCATTCCCGAAAAGAACTACACCTGTTCCCTGGACGATGATCCTGATTGCGCCACCTACGGCCTGATGTACAACTTTGCTGGTGCTAAGGAAGTCTGCCCCGATGGCTGGCGCTTGCCCACAAAGACCGACCTGGACAATCTTCACGACTACCTGAAAAAGGCAACCTCCGAACTGGCCGGCAACTGGCTCAAGTCTGAGAATGGCTGGAGCGGCGAGCCGGGAAACGGTTCCAACAAGGCGAAGTTCAACGGCCTTCCCGCGGGTTATTGCGATGAGGACGCCGAATGCGAAATGATGGGAAAACTCGGCTTCTGGTGGACCTCCGAAGAATCCAGCATTGATTTCAGATATGTCCTGAAACTGTCCGGCAATTCCGACGAATGGTTCAACAACGAAGAACTTGACGAAATATACTACGCCTCTGTCCGCTGCGTAAGGGAGTAA
- a CDS encoding fibrobacter succinogenes major paralogous domain-containing protein, whose protein sequence is MNNKMTKVFGTFGVAFSLAGLIACGDEVTQINQTGLDMVSSVEDLPKCTSDNEGEQIIVKDDGTIRYCSDGKWYATMGSAGSGAADTIFVSKNDTVFVGGDFACTTEKLKDDSGIKIICNGDSIGVVLNGADGKDGVDGAKGDAGETGKPGENGQDGAGCTVANENGALTITCGDKSVVMKLGEDGSLIGGEEIVLDSEQVAVSLDSVKGASQKGPFLSGSKVLVKELRDGRSLTQTGNNFDGKILNDKGEFRITARMLVSQYVMLEANGYYRNEVTGENSSSPLTLFGITDVTGRDIVNINLLTHLEYERVYYLVTKEGYTVKKAKKKAQQEIFDILHIDNSNFSNSEDLSIAGSSDEDGALLAFSILFQGDRSVSQLTELLTRVSTAMEKEGKWEDATAKAEIADWAMAADTSDRLADIRGKVDAWKLGSMVPKFEPYIRNFWVEELKLGICDAGKAGSISFVANANSKYYAKTYTDTTKTKVRFVCAENANGENEWRIATDFEKDTYNWKAGTDGKTMNGQVTGKVYIYDGLGKYTADHKAGWRTASKPESVYGGCTEISYEKIVKYTGADSSGYYQCQEKTRRWEQISSAVVDIANLTEGDDGFAQWGSVNTNVCYVYDTAPAYNGWRTGQSTDCTLGLNGCTKAVEAKGEMKYAKNGNYYMCKNNKWNLISDDVQKNTYKLTCNADNDGSVIPGTADTWYYVCDANQWRKATQAEYEACYLDGVCNACTQSTEGTFATFDKVVYGCASNAWVKTKISAENAKTKCDRENPGNVMFDVDTIAVNGVVANTIDWLCTEKGWHRASWEEYTLENWKAHLEKTLPKLDSFQDARDGRWYKKVTIGTQVWMAENLQYADSVATLNLKGNSWCYNHKPENCETMGRYYTWTAAMNINKSYQSTSVPAGMIQNPHRGICPEGWHIPTSSEWSTMNSKSGGYAAQQAIGNPGWPNATNASGFTALPAGDYSGGFCNVGSYAYFWSATEYSASSAYYWDMYASDADLNINFDFKNFGFSVRCLQDLN, encoded by the coding sequence ATGAATAACAAAATGACTAAAGTTTTTGGAACCTTCGGTGTAGCATTTTCCCTCGCAGGACTCATTGCCTGCGGCGACGAAGTTACCCAGATCAACCAGACCGGCCTCGACATGGTCTCCTCCGTCGAAGACTTGCCCAAGTGCACCTCCGATAACGAAGGTGAACAAATCATCGTTAAGGATGATGGGACGATCCGTTATTGTTCCGATGGCAAGTGGTATGCGACAATGGGCAGCGCGGGTTCGGGGGCCGCAGATACAATTTTTGTATCGAAGAACGATACCGTTTTCGTGGGTGGGGACTTTGCCTGCACAACGGAAAAACTGAAGGACGATAGCGGCATTAAGATTATCTGCAACGGCGATTCTATCGGCGTTGTGCTGAATGGTGCTGACGGTAAGGATGGCGTTGACGGTGCTAAGGGCGATGCTGGCGAAACAGGCAAACCTGGTGAAAATGGTCAAGATGGTGCCGGTTGTACTGTAGCCAACGAAAATGGTGCGCTGACTATTACCTGTGGCGACAAGTCTGTTGTGATGAAACTAGGGGAGGACGGTTCGCTGATTGGTGGTGAGGAAATTGTCCTCGACTCCGAACAGGTGGCCGTCTCTCTGGACTCTGTGAAGGGTGCCTCCCAGAAGGGGCCGTTCCTCAGCGGTTCCAAGGTGCTGGTGAAGGAGCTTCGCGATGGTCGCAGCCTGACCCAGACCGGTAACAACTTCGATGGTAAAATCTTGAATGACAAGGGCGAGTTCCGCATTACCGCCCGCATGCTGGTCTCCCAGTATGTGATGCTGGAAGCCAACGGTTACTATCGTAACGAAGTCACCGGCGAAAATTCCAGTTCACCGCTGACTCTCTTTGGCATTACCGATGTCACCGGCCGCGACATCGTGAACATCAATTTGCTGACGCACTTGGAATATGAGCGTGTCTATTATCTGGTGACCAAGGAAGGTTACACTGTCAAGAAAGCCAAGAAAAAGGCCCAGCAGGAAATCTTCGACATCCTCCATATCGATAACTCCAACTTCAGCAATTCAGAAGACCTTTCAATCGCAGGCTCCAGCGACGAAGACGGCGCACTGCTTGCATTCTCCATCCTGTTCCAGGGCGACCGCAGCGTTTCCCAGTTGACGGAACTTTTGACCCGCGTCTCCACCGCCATGGAAAAGGAAGGTAAGTGGGAAGACGCAACTGCTAAGGCAGAAATTGCCGACTGGGCCATGGCCGCTGACACCAGCGACCGTCTGGCCGACATCCGCGGCAAGGTGGATGCCTGGAAGCTGGGCTCCATGGTTCCGAAGTTTGAACCGTACATCAGAAACTTCTGGGTGGAAGAATTGAAACTTGGAATATGTGATGCTGGCAAGGCAGGGTCAATTTCCTTTGTCGCTAACGCCAACAGCAAGTATTACGCAAAGACATACACGGACACGACCAAGACAAAGGTCCGCTTTGTCTGTGCGGAAAATGCAAACGGAGAAAATGAATGGCGCATCGCCACTGACTTCGAAAAGGATACCTACAATTGGAAGGCTGGGACTGATGGCAAGACGATGAATGGTCAAGTGACCGGAAAGGTGTATATCTACGATGGTCTTGGCAAGTACACGGCTGACCACAAGGCCGGATGGCGTACCGCCTCCAAGCCGGAATCCGTCTATGGCGGCTGCACCGAAATTTCATACGAAAAAATCGTGAAGTACACTGGTGCGGATAGCTCCGGCTATTACCAGTGCCAGGAGAAAACCCGCAGGTGGGAACAGATCAGCAGTGCCGTGGTGGATATCGCAAACCTTACCGAAGGTGACGACGGATTTGCCCAGTGGGGTTCCGTAAATACGAATGTCTGCTATGTCTATGATACCGCACCCGCCTATAATGGCTGGCGTACCGGTCAAAGTACGGATTGCACTTTGGGCTTGAACGGTTGCACCAAGGCGGTGGAAGCCAAGGGCGAGATGAAGTACGCCAAGAATGGCAACTACTATATGTGCAAAAACAATAAATGGAATCTAATAAGCGACGATGTTCAGAAAAATACTTACAAGCTGACTTGCAACGCGGATAACGATGGCTCCGTAATTCCGGGAACTGCTGATACTTGGTATTATGTGTGCGATGCAAACCAGTGGCGCAAGGCCACACAGGCCGAATACGAGGCTTGTTATCTGGATGGCGTGTGCAATGCCTGTACCCAATCTACCGAAGGAACTTTCGCCACATTCGACAAAGTGGTATATGGCTGCGCTTCCAATGCCTGGGTCAAGACAAAGATCAGTGCGGAAAACGCCAAGACCAAGTGCGACAGGGAGAACCCCGGCAATGTAATGTTCGATGTGGATACCATCGCCGTTAATGGTGTGGTTGCCAATACGATTGACTGGCTCTGTACCGAAAAGGGCTGGCACCGTGCCAGCTGGGAAGAATATACCCTTGAAAACTGGAAGGCCCACCTGGAAAAGACTCTGCCTAAACTGGATTCCTTCCAGGATGCTCGCGATGGCCGCTGGTACAAGAAGGTGACCATCGGAACCCAGGTCTGGATGGCCGAAAATCTGCAGTACGCGGACTCTGTTGCAACCTTGAACCTAAAGGGAAATTCTTGGTGTTACAACCATAAACCGGAAAATTGCGAAACTATGGGTCGCTACTATACCTGGACTGCTGCCATGAATATTAACAAGAGCTATCAATCTACCAGTGTTCCTGCAGGCATGATCCAGAATCCCCACCGAGGAATCTGCCCCGAGGGCTGGCACATTCCGACCAGTAGTGAGTGGAGTACAATGAATTCAAAATCTGGTGGCTACGCAGCCCAGCAGGCAATCGGCAATCCGGGTTGGCCTAACGCTACCAATGCAAGTGGCTTTACTGCGCTCCCTGCTGGCGACTACAGTGGCGGCTTCTGCAATGTTGGCTCCTACGCTTACTTCTGGAGTGCTACTGAGTACAGTGCTAGTAGCGCCTACTACTGGGACATGTATGCGAGCGATGCGGACCTCAACATCAACTTCGACTTCAAGAACTTCGGGTTCTCTGTGCGTTGCCTCCAGGACCTGAATTGA
- a CDS encoding FISUMP domain-containing protein — MSFPSGRTALPAGNYNGGFNNVGSNANFWSATENNASNANNWNMNASNANLNNNNKNNGFSVRCLQDSFVLFAISTGLL; from the coding sequence CTGTCATTTCCATCGGGGCGTACTGCGCTCCCTGCTGGCAACTACAATGGCGGCTTCAACAATGTTGGCTCCAACGCTAACTTCTGGAGTGCTACTGAGAACAATGCTAGTAACGCCAACAACTGGAACATGAATGCGAGCAATGCGAACCTCAACAACAACAACAAGAACAACGGGTTCTCTGTGCGTTGCCTCCAGGACTCCTTTGTTTTATTCGCAATTAGTACAGGCTTACTATGA
- a CDS encoding reverse transcriptase domain-containing protein translates to MRTSTTTTRTTGSLCVASRTPLFYSQLVQAYYDARRHKRNTVNQLEFECNLDENLVKLAHELENRTYKLKPSVCFISTKPVKREIIAANFRDRVVHHLLYNWIYPVFDRQFIYDSYSCRKGKGTLFGIKRAAHFIKSESRNFMYPCYVLRLDISGFFMSIDRDVLYRLCIEGLYRTHWKEVPDKDLCVFLLKTFIYNDPLKDAVFKSSEDMWSDLPRNKSLRYTQDNCGLPIGNLTSQLFGNVYLNPLDQFVKRDLRIHCYGRYVDDMVLVHRDKSILLDATEKIRNYLEKNLSLQLHPNKVYLQNVQHGFSFLGAFILPWRIYPSRRLVKSFKRCLKCPWQPAWRQKNRVISYCGLLGHFNSFNLLHKFLT, encoded by the coding sequence ATGCGAACCTCAACAACAACAACAAGAACAACGGGTTCTCTGTGCGTTGCCTCCAGGACTCCTTTGTTTTATTCGCAATTAGTACAGGCTTACTATGATGCTAGACGGCACAAGCGTAATACGGTAAATCAGCTGGAATTCGAGTGCAACCTAGATGAAAATTTAGTCAAGCTAGCTCATGAGTTAGAAAACCGTACATATAAATTGAAACCGTCGGTGTGCTTTATCAGTACAAAGCCTGTTAAACGAGAAATTATCGCTGCAAACTTTAGAGATAGAGTTGTTCATCACCTGCTCTATAACTGGATTTATCCGGTTTTTGACCGACAATTTATTTACGATAGTTATAGCTGTCGTAAAGGCAAGGGAACTCTTTTTGGAATCAAGCGGGCTGCTCATTTTATCAAGAGCGAAAGCCGTAATTTTATGTATCCCTGTTATGTATTGCGGCTGGATATCAGTGGCTTTTTCATGTCGATAGATCGGGATGTCTTATATAGATTATGCATAGAAGGGCTTTACCGCACTCATTGGAAGGAAGTTCCAGACAAGGATTTGTGTGTGTTCCTTCTGAAGACATTTATATACAATGATCCGTTAAAAGATGCCGTTTTCAAAAGTTCTGAAGATATGTGGTCTGACTTGCCCAGGAATAAGTCGTTGCGTTATACCCAAGACAATTGTGGGCTCCCTATCGGGAATTTGACAAGCCAGCTTTTTGGGAATGTCTATCTCAATCCTTTGGATCAGTTTGTAAAGCGCGACTTGCGGATACACTGCTATGGACGCTATGTAGATGACATGGTGCTTGTTCATCGGGATAAATCGATTCTCCTGGATGCAACAGAAAAAATTCGCAATTATTTGGAGAAAAATCTGTCGTTGCAATTGCACCCCAATAAGGTGTATTTGCAAAATGTTCAGCACGGTTTTTCTTTTTTGGGTGCGTTCATTTTGCCTTGGCGAATCTATCCGAGTCGCCGACTTGTAAAAAGTTTTAAGCGCTGTCTTAAGTGTCCGTGGCAGCCTGCCTGGCGCCAAAAGAACCGTGTCATCAGCTACTGTGGCTTGCTAGGACATTTCAATTCGTTTAATCTGTTGCACAAATTTTTAACTTAA
- a CDS encoding DUF5674 family protein, which translates to MIIYSEPFDKKILLEMQTHYFGDMVKGVVDISERKIALDAEMHADLETLLLQEGSQQKNLWGINLYPEMEGEDFLEFDSLINIRPNQGNRSRGVEDPAIQDAIKEIIATLCK; encoded by the coding sequence TTCAGAACCTTTTGACAAAAAAATTCTCCTAGAAATGCAGACTCACTACTTTGGCGATATGGTCAAGGGAGTTGTTGATATCTCCGAAAGAAAAATTGCTTTAGATGCAGAAATGCATGCTGACCTAGAGACACTTCTTTTGCAGGAAGGGTCTCAGCAAAAGAATCTTTGGGGGATTAACCTTTACCCCGAAATGGAGGGAGAGGATTTTTTGGAATTTGACTCTCTAATAAACATTCGCCCCAACCAGGGCAACCGTAGTCGTGGAGTCGAAGACCCGGCTATCCAAGATGCTATCAAGGAGATAATCGCAACCTTATGCAAATAG